A window of uncultured Litoreibacter sp. contains these coding sequences:
- a CDS encoding DUF6500 family protein: protein MRSSLRAKAIDICNDKIAKKGEKVGLSFYAFFANKNDDPELLMEAAEWWIKTHQLDHFEKAVKIREMISSDV, encoded by the coding sequence ATGAGATCCTCCCTCAGAGCAAAGGCAATCGATATCTGCAATGACAAGATTGCCAAGAAGGGCGAAAAAGTAGGCCTTTCGTTCTATGCATTTTTCGCCAACAAGAACGACGATCCGGAATTGCTGATGGAAGCCGCCGAATGGTGGATCAAAACGCATCAGCTTGATCACTTTGAGAAGGCGGTGAAAATCCGGGAAATGATCAGCTCAGACGTTTGA
- the rpoC gene encoding DNA-directed RNA polymerase subunit beta' — MNQELTTNPFNPVTPPKTFDEIKVSLASPERILSWSYGEIKKPETINYRTFKPERDGLFCARIFGPIKDYECLCGKYKRMKYRGVVCEKCGVEVTLQKVRRERMGHIELAAPVAHIWFLKSLPSRIGLMLDMTLRDLERILYFENYVVIEPGLTDLTYGQLMNEEEFLDAQDAYGMDAFTANIGAEAIREMLAAIDLEAEAEQLREDLAEATGELKPKKIIKRLKLVENFLESGNRPEWMVLTVVPVIPPELRPLVPLDGGRFATSDLNDLYRRVINRNNRLKRLIELRAPDIIVRNEKRMLQESVDALFDNGRRGRTITGANKRPLKSLSDMLKGKQGRFRQNLLGKRVDFSGRSVIVTGPELKLHQCGLPKKMALELFKPFIYSRLEAKGLSSTVKQAKKLVEKERPEVWDILDEVIREHPVMLNRAPTLHRLGIQAFEPVLIEGKAIQLHPLVCSAFNADFDGDQMAVHVPLSLEAQLEARVLMMSTNNVLSPANGAPIIVPSQDMILGLYYISMEREGMVGEGMVFSDVEEVQHALDSGMVHLHAKIQARLPQIDEEGNEVMTRFETTPGRLRLGALLPLNAKAPFELVNRLLRKKEVQQVIDTVYRYCGQKESVIFCDQIMTMGFREAFKAGISFGKDDMLIPDTKWPIVDGTREQVKEFEQQYMDGLITQGEKYNKVIDAWSKCNDQVTDAMMSSISSTGRDEAGAEKEPNSVYMMAHSGARGSVTQMKQLGGMRGLMAKPNGEIIETPIISNFKEGLTVLEYFNSTHGARKGLSDTALKTANSGYLTRRLVDVAQDCIVRMHDCGTENFINASSAVNDGEVVSSIGERLLGRTAAEDILVPGTDEVLVARDELIDERKADAIDAADIPNAKMRSPLTCEAEEGVCAMCYGRDLARGTLVNTGEAVGIIAAQSIGEPGTQLTMRTFHIGGVAQGGQQSFLEASQEGKVAFENASILENAAGEKVVMGRNMQLTITDANGTERARHKIGYGSKLHVKDKAKVSRGDKLFEWDPYTLPIIAEKDGKARFVDLISGIAVKDETDDATGMTQKIVVDWRAAPKGNDLKPEIILEDEKGEPVRLDNDNPAKYPMSVDAILSIEDGQDVKAGDVVARIPREGAKTKDITGGLPRVAELFEARRPKDHAIIAEIDGYVRFGKDYKNKRRIAIESSDDPDHKVEYMVPKGKHIPVAEGDFVQKGDYIMDGNPAPHDILSIMGVEALADYMIDEVQDVYRLQGVKINDKHIEVIVRQMLQKWEISASGQTTLLKGEHVDKAEFDAANEKAIARGHEPAQGEPILLGITKASLQTRSFISAASFQETTRVLTEASTQGKRDKLIGLKENVIVGRLIPAGTGGATQQMRKIAVDRDNVVIEARKAEAEAALALAAPEEGLGDVSSVSEDLLVDTPEESRDE; from the coding sequence ATGAACCAGGAACTGACAACCAACCCGTTTAACCCGGTCACGCCACCGAAGACCTTTGATGAAATCAAAGTCTCCTTGGCCTCGCCAGAGCGGATCCTCTCGTGGTCCTACGGCGAAATCAAAAAGCCGGAAACCATCAACTACCGCACGTTCAAGCCAGAGCGTGACGGCCTGTTCTGCGCACGTATCTTTGGCCCGATCAAAGACTACGAATGTCTCTGCGGCAAATATAAGCGCATGAAATATCGCGGTGTTGTCTGCGAGAAATGCGGTGTCGAAGTCACGCTGCAAAAGGTCCGTCGTGAGCGTATGGGCCATATCGAATTGGCTGCTCCAGTCGCGCACATCTGGTTCCTCAAGTCGCTTCCATCCCGGATTGGCCTGATGCTGGACATGACGCTGCGCGATCTGGAACGTATTCTCTATTTCGAGAACTACGTGGTGATTGAGCCCGGCCTGACTGACCTGACCTACGGCCAATTGATGAACGAGGAAGAATTCCTCGACGCGCAAGACGCTTACGGCATGGACGCGTTCACCGCCAATATCGGTGCCGAAGCGATCCGCGAAATGCTGGCGGCGATTGATCTGGAAGCGGAAGCCGAGCAGCTGCGCGAAGACCTTGCGGAAGCCACTGGTGAGCTGAAGCCCAAGAAGATCATCAAGCGTCTGAAGCTGGTCGAGAACTTCCTTGAGTCGGGCAACCGTCCGGAATGGATGGTTCTGACTGTCGTACCAGTGATCCCGCCAGAACTGCGCCCTCTGGTGCCGCTGGATGGTGGTCGTTTCGCGACGTCCGACCTGAACGACCTTTATCGCCGTGTGATCAACCGGAACAACCGTCTCAAGCGCCTGATCGAGCTGCGTGCGCCCGATATCATCGTGCGGAACGAGAAGCGGATGCTTCAGGAATCCGTGGATGCGCTGTTTGACAACGGCCGTCGCGGCCGGACCATCACGGGTGCCAACAAGCGTCCGCTGAAATCGCTGTCCGACATGCTGAAAGGCAAGCAAGGCCGCTTCCGTCAGAACCTTTTGGGTAAGCGCGTCGACTTCTCTGGCCGTTCCGTCATTGTGACGGGGCCGGAACTGAAGCTGCACCAATGTGGCCTGCCCAAGAAGATGGCGTTGGAGCTGTTTAAGCCGTTCATCTATTCGCGTTTGGAGGCCAAAGGGCTTTCCAGCACCGTGAAACAGGCGAAGAAACTGGTCGAAAAAGAACGTCCCGAAGTATGGGATATCTTGGACGAGGTTATCCGCGAACACCCGGTCATGCTGAACCGTGCGCCGACCTTGCACCGTCTTGGCATTCAGGCGTTCGAACCTGTGCTGATCGAAGGCAAAGCCATTCAGCTGCACCCGCTGGTCTGTTCGGCCTTTAACGCTGACTTTGACGGTGACCAGATGGCGGTCCACGTACCGCTGAGCCTTGAGGCGCAGCTGGAAGCCCGCGTTCTGATGATGTCCACGAACAACGTGCTGTCGCCTGCCAACGGCGCGCCGATTATTGTGCCGTCGCAGGATATGATCCTTGGCCTCTACTACATCTCGATGGAGCGTGAGGGCATGGTTGGTGAAGGCATGGTCTTCTCTGACGTGGAAGAAGTGCAGCACGCGCTGGACTCCGGCATGGTGCATCTGCACGCCAAGATCCAGGCCCGCCTGCCGCAGATCGACGAAGAAGGCAACGAAGTGATGACCCGCTTCGAAACCACACCTGGCCGTCTGCGTCTGGGTGCATTGCTGCCTCTGAACGCGAAAGCGCCGTTTGAGCTGGTGAACCGCTTGCTTCGTAAGAAGGAAGTGCAGCAGGTGATCGACACGGTCTACCGCTACTGCGGACAGAAAGAGTCCGTCATCTTCTGTGACCAGATCATGACCATGGGCTTCCGTGAGGCGTTCAAGGCCGGTATCTCGTTCGGTAAGGACGACATGCTGATCCCTGACACCAAATGGCCCATCGTGGATGGCACGCGCGAGCAGGTTAAAGAGTTCGAGCAGCAATACATGGACGGCCTGATCACCCAAGGTGAGAAGTACAACAAGGTGATCGATGCCTGGTCGAAATGTAACGACCAAGTCACCGACGCCATGATGTCTTCGATCTCCAGCACTGGCCGCGACGAGGCTGGCGCTGAGAAAGAGCCGAACTCCGTCTACATGATGGCCCATTCCGGTGCGCGTGGCTCGGTCACCCAGATGAAACAGCTGGGCGGTATGCGTGGTCTGATGGCCAAGCCGAATGGCGAGATCATCGAGACGCCGATCATCTCGAACTTTAAGGAAGGTCTGACCGTTCTTGAGTACTTCAACTCCACCCACGGGGCCCGGAAGGGTCTGTCGGACACGGCGCTGAAGACGGCGAACTCGGGCTATCTGACCCGTCGTCTGGTTGACGTGGCGCAGGATTGCATCGTGCGTATGCATGACTGTGGTACCGAGAACTTCATCAACGCCTCTTCGGCGGTGAATGACGGCGAAGTGGTCTCCTCCATCGGGGAACGTCTGCTGGGCCGGACGGCTGCTGAGGACATTCTTGTTCCCGGCACCGACGAGGTTCTGGTGGCGCGTGACGAGCTGATTGACGAGCGGAAAGCGGATGCGATTGACGCCGCCGACATTCCAAACGCCAAGATGCGCTCGCCGTTGACCTGTGAGGCCGAAGAAGGCGTCTGCGCCATGTGTTACGGTCGTGACCTTGCACGTGGTACGCTGGTCAACACCGGTGAAGCTGTCGGCATCATCGCCGCTCAGTCCATTGGTGAGCCCGGCACGCAGCTGACGATGCGGACCTTCCACATCGGCGGCGTTGCCCAAGGTGGCCAACAGTCCTTCCTTGAAGCTAGCCAAGAGGGCAAGGTTGCGTTTGAAAACGCCTCCATCCTCGAGAATGCGGCTGGTGAAAAGGTGGTGATGGGCCGCAATATGCAGCTGACCATCACAGACGCCAACGGCACAGAACGCGCCCGCCACAAGATCGGCTACGGTTCCAAACTGCATGTCAAAGACAAAGCCAAAGTGTCTCGCGGCGACAAGCTGTTTGAATGGGATCCCTACACCCTGCCCATTATCGCGGAAAAAGACGGTAAGGCCCGTTTCGTGGATCTGATCTCCGGCATCGCCGTGAAGGACGAAACCGATGATGCGACCGGCATGACCCAGAAGATCGTGGTCGACTGGCGTGCGGCTCCGAAAGGCAATGACCTCAAGCCTGAGATCATCCTTGAGGATGAAAAGGGCGAGCCTGTGCGTCTCGACAATGACAACCCGGCGAAATACCCGATGTCTGTCGACGCCATCCTGTCCATCGAAGATGGCCAGGACGTCAAAGCTGGTGACGTGGTTGCACGTATCCCGCGTGAGGGTGCCAAAACCAAGGACATCACCGGTGGTCTGCCTCGGGTTGCGGAACTGTTTGAAGCCCGTCGTCCGAAAGACCACGCGATCATCGCCGAGATTGATGGGTATGTGCGCTTCGGCAAGGACTACAAGAACAAGCGTCGCATCGCGATTGAGTCGTCCGATGATCCGGATCACAAGGTCGAGTACATGGTGCCGAAGGGCAAGCACATCCCGGTTGCGGAAGGTGATTTTGTCCAGAAGGGCGACTACATCATGGACGGCAACCCTGCGCCGCATGACATCCTGTCCATCATGGGTGTCGAGGCCTTGGCTGACTACATGATCGACGAAGTTCAGGACGTCTACCGCCTGCAAGGTGTGAAGATCAACGACAAGCATATCGAAGTGATCGTCCGCCAGATGCTGCAGAAATGGGAGATCAGCGCGTCTGGTCAAACCACTCTGCTCAAGGGCGAGCACGTTGATAAGGCCGAGTTTGATGCCGCCAACGAGAAGGCAATCGCACGCGGGCATGAGCCTGCGCAGGGTGAGCCGATCTTGCTGGGGATCACCAAAGCGTCCTTGCAGACACGCTCGTTCATCTCGGCGGCGTCCTTCCAGGAGACCACGCGGGTTCTGACCGAGGCGTCCACGCAAGGTAAGCGTGACAAGCTGATCGGCCTGAAAGAGAACGTGATCGTGGGTCGTCTGATCCCAGCGGGCACTGGCGGGGCAACTCAACAGATGCGCAAGATTGCCGTAGATCGCGACAATGTGGTGATTGAGGCTCGGAAAGCCGAGGCTGAGGCGGCGCTTGCTTTGGCCGCTCCTGAAGAGGGTCTGGGTGACGTCAGCAGCGTCTCGGAAGATCTGCTGGTCGACACACCTGAAGAGAGCCGCGACGAGTAA
- a CDS encoding Hint domain-containing protein, with product MVARNLLVFDSEALIVTDDSPFRPAGSPIINNSSTPNGTIFEFQSGFGRQDVVVDDTGGDPDVFEDDDVNNHSIIDGGGLVPAGTQVESESIIFLRALDANGNETGPTIRLTVFSKGGDFEDVWGFATDDFLVPGVKYVKTSGSNNGDSDYEDFIPCFAAGTMIRTPNGPVAVEDLDEDSLVWTQSNPAARVVWAGSTTVPADDKMAPVCIAKGVLGNTHDLLVSPQHRMLISGAAAELLFSEEAVLVPAIHLVGMEGVTRAPSEQVTYVHLMFAKHEIIEANGALSESFFPGEMAMHALGRETRAELLGLFPELDANDTVTALPCIGGPGAKVIRDYLDA from the coding sequence ATGGTCGCTAGAAATCTGTTGGTCTTTGATAGCGAGGCATTGATCGTTACCGACGACTCCCCCTTCCGCCCTGCTGGAAGCCCGATCATCAACAACTCAAGCACGCCAAACGGCACGATCTTCGAATTCCAGTCCGGCTTTGGCAGGCAAGACGTGGTTGTCGACGACACCGGCGGCGATCCCGACGTGTTCGAAGACGATGACGTCAACAACCATTCCATCATTGACGGCGGCGGGCTGGTGCCCGCCGGCACGCAGGTTGAATCGGAATCCATCATCTTTCTGCGCGCTCTTGATGCCAACGGCAACGAGACCGGCCCAACGATCCGCCTGACCGTGTTTTCCAAAGGGGGCGATTTTGAGGACGTTTGGGGCTTTGCGACCGACGACTTCCTTGTGCCGGGTGTCAAATACGTCAAAACGTCTGGGTCCAATAACGGCGATAGCGACTACGAAGATTTTATCCCCTGCTTTGCCGCAGGCACCATGATCCGGACACCAAATGGGCCGGTTGCCGTGGAAGATCTCGACGAAGACAGCCTTGTCTGGACCCAATCCAACCCCGCCGCGCGCGTCGTTTGGGCAGGCTCCACAACTGTGCCGGCGGATGACAAGATGGCCCCCGTCTGCATCGCCAAGGGCGTGCTGGGAAATACGCATGATCTGCTCGTATCTCCCCAACACCGTATGCTGATCTCGGGTGCTGCGGCCGAACTGCTCTTCTCGGAGGAGGCTGTTCTGGTCCCCGCCATCCATCTTGTCGGGATGGAAGGCGTTACCCGTGCTCCTAGCGAGCAGGTTACCTACGTCCATCTCATGTTCGCAAAACACGAGATCATCGAAGCCAATGGCGCCCTCTCGGAAAGTTTCTTCCCAGGCGAAATGGCCATGCATGCATTGGGACGCGAAACGCGCGCCGAGTTGTTGGGGCTGTTCCCGGAATTGGACGCCAACGACACCGTAACCGCTTTGCCCTGCATCGGCGGCCCGGGTGCCAAGGTTATACGCGACTACCTGGACGCCTAG